AGCTCTCCGCGCGGTTCGACGCCGGCGACGAGAACAGCAGCGAGGTGGTCCTCCTCAACAATTTGATGGCGTTCCTCGTGTACTGCCGCGTGGTGCTGTTCGATCACATTGACTCGAAGCAGTCGGATGCGACGGCGGTGCGACCGGCGACGTGCCCGGAGTGGATCAGACCGGAGGCGCTGCAGTGCCCGATCACACTGGAACTCATGACGGACCCAGTGACCGTGTCCACCGGCCAGACATACGACCGCGCGTCCATCACACGGTGGATGAAGGCCGGGTGCCGCACGTGCCCAGTCACCGGCGAGAAGCTCCGCACCGCCGACCTCGTGCCCAACGCCGCGCTGTGCGGGATCATCGAGCGGATGCTGCTCAGCAACGGCGTCTCGCTTCCCGAGACGAGTTCCAGGCACCACCACGGCGACGCTGACAGCTCAGCCGCTACATTCAGTCCGTCAGCCACCGGCGCCGCACGGCTCGCCGTTAGCTACATCGTGGGCCAGTTCTCGACGGGGTCGACGGAGGAGCGTAGGAAGGCGACATCCGAGGCCCGCAAGCTCTCCAAGCACAGCGTGTTCTACCGAGCGCTCTTCGTGGAGGCCAATGCCGTACCGTGGTTGCTGTGCCTCCTCTCCTGTATGGACGTGTCCGTGCAGGACAATGCCGTGGCGTCCCTACTCAACCTCTCCAAGCACCCCGGTGGCCGGACAGCGCTCGTCGAGGCCGGAGGCATCGGCCTCGTGGTCGACATCGTCAACGTCGGCGCCAAGGCCGAGACGCAGCAGAACGCCGTGGCCATTCTGTTCTACCTCTCGTCGAACGCCGAGTACGCCGAGGAGATTGGCCGGTTCCCGGAGGCCATACCGACGCTAGTGCGGCTCATCAAGGAGGGCGCGCACCGAGGCCGGAAGAACGCCATGGTCAGCCTCTACGGTTTGCTCCAGTCCCCAAGCAACCACGCCAAAGCCGTTGCCGCCGGCGCCGTGGTGGTGCTTGCTGGGCTCCTTTCCAGCGACCGCGACGGCGACCTTGCCTGCGACACCGTCTCGCTGCTGGCGAGGATCGCCGagcagccggcgggcgcacaggccgTGCTCGCGCGGGCGGGCCTAGTCGCTCACCTCGTTGAGTTCCTCGCCGCGTCTTCCTCTCGCTCCGGGAAGGACCACTGCGTGGGGCTGCTTGTCTTGCTGTGTCGTCACGGCGGCGAGAAGGTAGTCACCCTGCTGGGCCGGATGCCGGGGCTGATGGGGTCACTGCACTCGCTCGTTGCCGACGGCAGCCCGGCGACTTGCAAGAAGGCGCGGTCGCTGATCAGCATGATCCACCGGCATTACGAACTGACCAGGCCGTCATCATCGCCGGTGCCGCTGCCGGTGCCTACACCGGACGCCGGTGACCGTTTCGTTCGCCTCGTGCTATAGCGCCGCGCGCGACGAGGCGTCCCCTTCTCCTAGCTAGCTAGTCCTAAGTAAGCACAGTACATCGTACAGCGTGATGGATACGTGACCATTTTTGCTCTCGATCTCATTCTCAGCTCGAGTTTTAGAAGAGCTGAGATTGAATTTTGTTCCTCCCCACCATTCCTTGTGTTATACGCCGCTATTGCTATACACGTGCATACACGGATTAGAGTTGCAGTTTGTAACACCTTTGTTGTACATATTCTGTGTCAAATTGGATTGTGTGTTCACTCTGATGATTTGAGTGCATAATGGAAGAAGATAGTTGTGGGAAAACAGATTTGGTGGCGACTGAAACTTTCTCGCTCGAAAATGAAAATCTTGACTGTACTTACATGATTGCAGTATGTAAGACAATAGACTTtgaggggaaccggcacaaccctctaggggtggcctatcacatatatatataatgaggtgatatacaacgttacaatatacacatgtaaatacagtctaacaccctccctcaatcttagccactttctaatgaatctagaagggtaagattgcgcctgcaagtctcaaactgtggcaaaggcaatggcttggtgaagatgtcagcaagttgatccttggaagaaataaacttgatctgtagttgcttctgagagacacgttcacgcacaaagtgatagtcaacttcaatgtgtttcgttcgggcatggaataccggatttgtagaaaggtatgtagcaccaatgttatcacaccaaagaacaggaggctgtgattggggtatacttaactcctgaagcaaggactgtacccagataatctctgatgtggcattggccacagccttatactcagcctcagtactgctacgcgagacagtagcctgtttccgagcactccaggcaatcaggttagagccaaagaagacagcataaccccccgtggatcgcctgtcatccggattgccagcccagtctgcatcagaatatgctgaaagacaaccagagtcagacggccgaatatgcaaaccatgagccaccgtgaaacgaatatagcgcaaaatccgcttaacagcagaccaatgagtgtcacggggtgactgcagatactggcagactcggttaacagcataggaaatgtctggtcgcgtgatcgtcaagtactggagcccaccaacaatactccggtactcggtcgcatcagaagaagaaagaagcacaccatcaacaacattgagcttatcagtggtagacatgggtgtagtcgtcggtttgcacttaagcatcccagctcgctgcaacaaatcccgagagtacttcttctgcgtcataacaaggccagcagcacgagaagtaacctccacaccaagaaagtaatgaagcttcccaaggtccttgaccgcaaaatc
Above is a window of Triticum dicoccoides isolate Atlit2015 ecotype Zavitan chromosome 5B, WEW_v2.0, whole genome shotgun sequence DNA encoding:
- the LOC119309248 gene encoding U-box domain-containing protein 19-like gives rise to the protein MPAPTPPRNQPKRRRPLALPAVCPCEGIAPEPLLASVVSLTADVASRRAGDASAFPVLRRGTRQAVRLAGLLLAFLEEIQDATATLSYSAVVGLTELHVAMQKMRFLLTDCARRGGRLWVLVNAELIASELRLCLGSVAAAMDVLPRCIVDASVESGELGRLVSDQAWSVVVRPDAGDKLAVRSIRSIMDTFKRGVAPEADDVMRVLRRIRVESWFQCSEEIAYLDGELSARFDAGDENSSEVVLLNNLMAFLVYCRVVLFDHIDSKQSDATAVRPATCPEWIRPEALQCPITLELMTDPVTVSTGQTYDRASITRWMKAGCRTCPVTGEKLRTADLVPNAALCGIIERMLLSNGVSLPETSSRHHHGDADSSAATFSPSATGAARLAVSYIVGQFSTGSTEERRKATSEARKLSKHSVFYRALFVEANAVPWLLCLLSCMDVSVQDNAVASLLNLSKHPGGRTALVEAGGIGLVVDIVNVGAKAETQQNAVAILFYLSSNAEYAEEIGRFPEAIPTLVRLIKEGAHRGRKNAMVSLYGLLQSPSNHAKAVAAGAVVVLAGLLSSDRDGDLACDTVSLLARIAEQPAGAQAVLARAGLVAHLVEFLAASSSRSGKDHCVGLLVLLCRHGGEKVVTLLGRMPGLMGSLHSLVADGSPATCKKARSLISMIHRHYELTRPSSSPVPLPVPTPDAGDRFVRLVL